The Clostridium beijerinckii genomic sequence TTATTAATCAACTCAATCAGATTAAATCGCTTTAACAATCGTATTCACTATTAGTTTATCGTTTTAGTTTACCGGTTTCTAAAGTGATAATATAATGTTAAGACTTTCACCAAAAAATGTCAAGCCATTACTAACAATCATTTATATATTAATCTGATTAAGTTTATTATTCTAGATATCCTTTACAAAAATTTTAAATAAAAGACTTACCTCTATCTCTTAAATATTAAGTCTAGTTTGTATAAGATTCTTTTTATACTATAAATTCAATAACCTAATGAATTACTAATTTATGAAGCCTCTACTGCATTTTCTATTTTATTCGATACCTTAGAAGTTTTAACCGCAATCATTAGAAATACTGATAACAAAAGTGACCCTGACATAAATATATATGATGCATCTACTGAGCCTGTTATACCATTCAAATATCCTACGACATATGAGCCTGCAAATGATCCTAGTGCACCCATACTATTGATTAAGGCACTTGCTCCTCCAGATACATTCTTAGGTAATATTTCTGTAATTATTGCAAAAAACGGACCATAAGGTGCATACATAACCCCTCCTGCAATTACAAGTAAAATATATGATAACCAAAAGTTTGAAGTCCCAATTAAATATGAACCAAAAAATGCAAATGTACCTATTAATAAGTATGCCCAAACAAATGTCTTTCTATTTCCGGTACGATCTGAATAATAAGACGATACTAACATCAATACTACTGCTAAAGCATATGGCAATGATGATAGCCAACCGGCTGAAACAATGCTAATTTGAGGACTTGCCTTTAGAATAGATGGTAACCACATTACAAAACCGTAAACACCTATACTCCAGAAAAAATATTGAAATGATAAAATTATTACCTTAGGTGATTTAAATGCTTCTCTATAATTTTTTACTGGTTTTATGCCTTTTTGTTCTTCTTCCATCACCATATCAATATCTTTCTTTTCCTGTTCAGTTAACCATTTTGCTTCCTTTGGTTTATTATCTGAAAGTTTCAACCAGAAGAACGCCCATAAAATTGGTGGTATTCCTTCAAGTATAAACATCCATCTCCATCCTACAGAATTTACTAAATATCCTGATACAATAGACATCCATAAAACAGTAGCTGGATTACCTAAAATTAGAAATGTATTTGCTCTTGAACGTTCTTTTTTTGTAAACCAATTACTTAAAAAAATCAACATAGCTGGCATAACAGCACTTTCAATTATTCCAAGTATGAATCTAGTAACCATTAAAACTTTTACATTCGTTATCAAGCCATTTGAAGCAGCTAATATCCCCCAGAATATTAAACTCCAAAAAACTAATTTTTTAGCACTTTTCTTTTCTGCAAACCATGCTGCTGGTACTTGAAAAAAGAAATATCCTAAGAAAAATAAGGCGGATAGAAGAGATGCTATCGATGCTGTAATATGCAAAGATTCACCCATACCTCCTGCAACACCAAAACTATAATTTGCACGATCCAAGTAAGCTAGGCTATAAGTAATAAATGCTACTGGTATTAATCTTTTCCACCTTTTAGAAGTTAATTGAATACTTGATTTATCCATTTCATATCCTCCCATAATAATCATTTTAATTTCCATATAATTTAATAATTAAAAACAATTTTAGCTTTATTGTGCAATCATTTGTTCAATTTATAAAATTTATTATTCCTTCAGCGAGTTCATAATAATATCGATTATCTTCTTACATTCCCCCTATGCTTATCACGCTACTTCAAATATTTTTTGATTTTTTAAACTTGAGTTTAAATTTCAATATTTTTTATACTTTAGCTTTAGTTTATCGTTTTAGTTAACCGGTTTCTAAACTTAATATAATGTTAACGCTTTCACCAAAAGATGTCAAGTAGTATTTATAAAAAGTTAAAATCAATTATCTGTATAATAAAAAAGCCACTATAGTTCTAGAAGGCTTTATTCCAGAACATAGCGGTTTAATATTCTCCATACAAATTATATAAATTTACTTTTAATATTTTTTGTTCTCTAAATTCAAAGCCTTATAAATAGCTTTAGCAACTCCAGCATTGTCATTGGTATCAGTTATATACTTGGCTATTTCTTTTATTTCTGGTACTGCATTTTCCATAGCAACGGATTCAGTAAATTCAGTAAACATTGAGTAATCATTAAAACTATCCCCAATCACCATTACTTCATCTCTTTTTATCCCCATTTTTTCCGCAACTCTTGCTAATATTAATCCCTTTTGTGCATTTTTATTATTTATTTCTATATTTTTAGTAAAAGTTGATGCTATAGCAAGTTCCCCTATTGATTCCAATTTGTTCTTTACCTTTTTAGTTGTCTCTTCATCGTTATAAAATGCAACAAATTTTCCTATCTTAACATTACTATTCAAAAAATCGTTTATATCTTTAACATATTTTAAATTAATAAAATGAGGATGATTTTTAGCCATTTCCATAGCATCTTCAAAAGTTGTTTCTGGGTCGAATACCATAATTCTGTATGCAACTTCAGTTAATGCTTCCTCTCTTGTATTTACACTATATAATCCATCATTAGTATAAATTTCAGCTATAATTTTTTCCTTTAATATCATATCTATAATTTCTCTTGCTTGCTTACTATCAATGTAAATTCCTTCTAATACCTTTCCATTCTCATCTATGTATTCTCCGCCATTTAGAACGACACATTGACATTTTAAATTAGATTCATCAAGTAGGGGTTTAACATCTTCATACATTCTTCCAGTAGAAATTGCAAATTTCACTCCCATTTTCTCAGCCACTTTTATAGCTTTTATATTTTCCTTTGATATCTTATGATTGCTATTAAGCAGTGTTCCATCCATATCAGCTGCAATAAGTTTTATCATCCCTTAATCCCTCCATACTCGTTTATATATTCTACAACATGTATTTACTCAAAATTTTCTTGTAAAATATTTACCTATAATTTCTATTATATACTATAATACAAAAAAAATAAGGCTAAAGATACTTCTTCTCTAGCCTCAAATTCTAAATAGAATTAATTATTAATTTTATTCTCTTCTATTTATTTATATTATTTTTTCATTTATTTTATTATAACTAGTGCCATAATTTCTTACAAACATAAACTATCTTAAGTAAGATGAATGCATCTATATCATACTTTTTTCTCATGTATATTTACATATAACTATGCATATTGCAATTTATATAGAAATTAAATCTTTAACGCTAAAATTAACATTAAGATCATGATTTTCATTTATGTTCTTATATTTTATTTTAGTTGTTTTTTGTTCTATATCAAAATACCAACCTTCTTCGCTTAATTCCCATTCTTTTATATCTAGGAACATGGCAAGCTTTTTATCTCTTAAGTTAACTTGAACTGGAGCTATATCCTTACATATTAAATCTATATTAATTTCTTTAGGCTGCTTGTCATATCCGCCTTCTTTTTCAAATGCAATTTTAACACTATTTTCTCTCTTCACTGATATTAACGTCTTTAAGTATTCACCATTTTTGTAGTTATTAGTTACACCATCGTCTTCATATAATACAAAGCTTGATTCCTCTGATGGCTCTATTAGAAGCTTAAGTGTTTCTATTGAATCATTATGAATATTAGCTAAGCCTTCAGCAATTGGAATTATTGCTCCACTTCTAAAGAACATAGGAATTGAGTTTAATGAAACTTCAACTTCAATCGTCTGTCCACCTTCATATGTCTGTTTTGTATCCCAATCAAACCAAACAGCTCCTTCAGGTAAATATACTTTTCTTGTTTTTGCACCTTTTTCTAGGACGTTTGCAATCAAAATAGAACTTCCAAGCATAAAATCAAAGCTTTCCTCAAGTAATTTTTTATCATCTTGGAATTCATATATTAAAGGCCTCATAATTGGTGATCCTTCTTTAGATGCTTCAAATAACAATGAATATAAGTATGGTACTAATTTATATCTAAGTTTTATAGCTTCTTTTATATATTTTGTATAAGATGGATACATCCATGGTTCTGTAACAGTATTATCAGTATTGCAAGAATGAATTGAGAATCTTGGCTGGAATATTCCATTTTGAACCCATCTTACAAATAGCTCAGGCTCAGGTGCTGGTCCAAAAAATCCTCCTATATCACATCCTTGATTTGCAACTCCTGAAAGGCCCATTCCAAGCATTACTGGAATATTGAATTTTAAACTCTTCCAGCTTGTATTATTATCTCCAGCCCATGTTTGAGCATAACGTTGAATCCCTGCAAATCCAGCCCTATTCACTATATATGGTCTTATATTTTGATAAACTTCTGCGACTGTTTCCTTTGCCATAAGTGCCATTAAATTTGGCATTATTGGTCTTAAACCACTTATTTCTTTCTTCATGCCCTCGAAATGACAAATTGCTTCCGTATTATTTATTTCATACTCATTATTATCATTCCATATAGATGTGATTCCTAGTGAAACTAAAGATTCTTTTAAATGCTTTTTCCATAATTCTCTTCCCTTAGGATTTGTAAAATCTACAAAAGAAGCTTGACCTCCCCAATATCTATCTGTTTGAGATTTTTCTCCTTCGTCATCCTTTATATAAGCCCCGGCTTCATCAAATTCTTTGTATAGCGGATTAGAAATTAACATACCTGGTTTTATGTTAGGTGCCACACAAGCCCCTTTTTCCTTCACTTGGCTTACAAAATCTTCAGGGTTTTTGAATCTATCATAATTCCAATTGAATACATATCTTTTTCCATCTTCCCCTGTAGTATATCCTGATGACATAAAGAAACCATCACAAGGGATTCCTTCTTCTTTACATCTATCTAAAAATCGTAAGATAGCTTTATCTGAATCTTTATCTAATTCTGTATAATACATAGTTGATCCCATATATCCTAAAGAATACTTTGTAGACATTGCAGTTTTTCCTGTTAAATCAGTATAATTTCTTACCACATCTTTGATTTTAGGTCCATAGATGAAAAATGTATCTAATTCTCCACCATCAGCACAGAAATAACTGTATTTATTCCAATATCCACTTCTTTCACATCCCATATCAAAAGTGGAATCATAAGAATTGTTATAGAATATTCCGCTAGCTATGCTATTTTTATTATTAAATTTTATATAAAAAGGTATATGCTTATATAATGGATCTGTATGTTCTGAATCATAACCTATAGTATCTACATTATGCATTCTCATTCTTCTCTTTTTCTTATTTAAATACCCAGCTTTTTCCCCAAATCCATAAAAATAATCTTCATCATCCATACATGAATAATGATAAATTCTTCCTAAGCTATCTTTTACATATGATTTTTCTTTTAAATCTGAATGTAATATATTACCTTGCTTATCTGTAATCTCTACTCCAAAAGGTTCTTTATAAATATTTATATTTAAACTTTTTGTAGTTAATAAAATATAATTACCTAAATCTTCATAACTACTGCTAATTGCTTCTACTTGTTTTCTTTCATCTTTTAATAACTCGTCCATTTTATCTTTCCAAGCTGTCATAACTAAAGCATATGATGCTTCTTCTTGAAACTCCTCATCAAAAGTACAGCGAACTCTTACTATATTATCATTTAAAAGTATAATTCTATATTTAGCTGCATTGGTAGTGATTTCTAAATAATTATCAATATTTTTTAGACTTATAATTTTATTACTTATCTTCATAATGCTATCTCCTAGTATATTTATTTTATAATTTTCACCTTATTTGCAATATAAGCCTCGTCTTATCAACTATTTTAGCGAATTTAGAAATGCTTATCTATTTCTTAATAATACAGTTCACAAAATCTATGATTCCATCTTCAACTTCATCCCTAATATCTAAATAATATTGTATTTCATGACGATATCCCGAATAAACTTTTGTCTTTACCATGTGCCCTGTTTCTGCAAGCCAATTTGATACAGCATAAACACCTTCTCCATACAAACCTACTGGATCTTTATCTCCTGCAATATTGTAAACTTTAATTGATGTTGGCACTTTCTCTGCCCACTTAACACCAACAATATCATTCATTAAATTTGCAAAATAATATAGTGAACGTATATTAGGCTGTATTAGAAGATCACTATATATATCTCTTGCATGGTCTGCATTTACATCAGGATCACCACATGCCCATGTATTTGAGGTAACAGGATTTTCTTCATAACGTTCTGTTTTCCACATCCATCCCATGAGCATCTCTAAGCAAGAAGGATCAACTTCTTCTCCTCTACCTTCATCTATTAGATTTTTAAAAACAGGTATTACTGAACTTGCTGTTTGAATTACTCCTGAAGTTCCACATAAAATCAAACCATCAATTCCTTTTCCATAAATGGTAGCATAACATCTTGCAACCATCGATCCCATGCTATGCCCAAACATAAAATAAGGTAAATCTGGATATTCTTCTTGAACAATTTTACGAAGTGAATGTTCATCTTCTACCATTGTCATATAACCTTTATCTCCCCAATCACTCCAATTGTCCGAAACATAAGCGGTTTTTCCATGTCCTACATGATCATCCGCAGCAACTATAAACCCTGCGTCATTCAATTTTAATATCATGTGCATATATCTACGTGAATGTTCATGATACCCATGCACAAGCTGAATGATTCCCCTTGGTTTACGGAGAGGAGTATAAATCCAAGCTTGTACCATATCCCTTTTATTAAATGATTCAAAACTTTTTTCTTGAAAAGCCATAACAATTCTCCTTTGCTTAGATAAATTTTAATACTATTTTTTCTATTATTAGATAAATACCTTATAACTTGGACTTATGCCTTTAAGAATATGCTTTACCAGAAAGGGCAGGTACTCTTTTGTGCAGTGTTACATTAGAGAATAAGTTTCAGGCATTTCTTCATCAGAAGTTGTTCCATATTTGCTTGTCACCAGCTTGTCTGGGGAACATGCAGAAATGGTGCAACTTCTGATGGTAGAAATCCTAAACTTATTCTCAGTAACCGAAACAACAGAGTACCTGTCCTTTCGGTGAGTCATGGTATAAGTCTAGGTTTAAGCATTCAGTACTATTCGTCTCCCATACCAATTAAATCAAATCTTTCACAAGAAACAACAATATCAAATTCTTTCTTTGCTGGTTTCTTGCATTTTACTAACACTGTTCTATCTGATAATTCATAGTACCATCCTTGTTCTGCTTTTTCCCAAGATGATTTGTTTAAGAAACGCGGTATTTGTTCATTGTCTACAGAAACCCAATATGCACCTTTCTCTTTACTTACTAATTTAATCGTAAGATCAGATATTCCACCTTCATAACTTCCTATTGTCTTGAAAGAAATTTTCTTACGTGCTCCTCCGCTTACATTGATTTCTGTATTTTCATATATACCTTTTTCAAAATCATTAGTTACACCATCATCATTGTAGAAATTGAAGCTTCTTTCTGCTTCTCCACCGATTAAAATGTCTAATGTCTTCATTTTATCCGTAGTAATATGCTTTACTTCTTCGTTTGTTATGAAAATTCCGTCGCCTCTTAGAAACATAGGAATACTGTTAAGGGTAACTGGAATTTCTATTACTTGTCCGCCTTTATATTCAGCCATATTATTATTCATATCATACCAAGTACAGCCTTCTGGCAAGTAAAGTTTTCTTGACTTCGCTCCCTTTTCCAATACATTTGCAACTAAAACAGATGGCCCAAACATAAATGTCATATATTGATCATCATAACAATTAACATCATCTTGGAATTCCATGAGTAATGGACGCATTATTGATTTACCAGTAGTATGAGCTTCATACATTAAAGAATATAGATATGGTAACATTCTATAACGCTGACTATATGCATTACGTACAAATTCATTATTTTCTTCATACATCCATGGCTGAGTAACAGTATTATCATTATTGGCTGAATTAATGCAGAATCTTGGCTGGAATATACCATTTTGAATCCATCTTAGTAATAGTTCTCCTTCTGGAGCACCTCCTGCAAAGCCCCCGATATCACAACCTGTATTTGCTACTCCTGATAACCCCATTCCAACAATAGTTGCTATATTAAATTTTAATGTACGCCAGTCTGTTAAATTATCCCCTGCCCATGTTTGTGCATACCTTTGAATACCTGCAAATCCAGCACGGTTTATAATATATGGACGGCGGTTTGGATAAAGTTCAGCTACAGCTTGCTTTCCAACATAAGCCATTAAATTAGAATGCATTATTTTAAGTTCCGCCATAGTGCCTGGTTTTCCATCAAAATCACATACAGCATTACGATCCTCTATTCCATCATATTCACAGTTGTCATTCCAAACGGTTATAGTTCCTTTGCTTAAAATATTTTCTTTAAGTAGCTTCTTCCACGTTTCTCTACCTGATGGCTTAGTAAAATCTACAAATCTTCCAACACCGCCCCACCAACGGCCATTATAATCTCCTTTTCCATCTGGATTTTTAATAAATACCTCATTTTCTTCAAATTCTTTTTTATACGGATGCTTAGCTAAAATCCCTGGTTTTAAATTTGGTATAACATTAAGGCCCATTTCATTCATTTTTTTCATAAATTCATCTGGATTCGGGAATCTCTTTTTGTTCCAATTGAAAATATATCTTAAATTATCTTCTTCTCCAGAGGAATAACCAGATGCTAGTTTAAAGTTGTCTATATACATTTTTTCATCAAAATGCTTTTTAATTACTTCATATATTTCCTTATCGCAATCTTTTTCAAGTTCAGCATAATACATTGTAGAAGCTGTATAACCTAAGCTTTGTTTAGGAGGCATTGCCTGCTTTCCTGTAAGTTTTGTGTAATTATCTAAGACTTGTTCAACTTTTGGTCCATTGATAAAGAATAGATCAATGTCTCCTCCATCAGCTTGATAATAACTATAACGAGGCCAATATCCACTAATTTCATTACCCATATCAAATACTGAATCATAGGAATTATGATAGAAAAGTCCAATGGCATGATGATTATTGTTATTTAACTTAATATAAAATGGGATATGTTTATATAAAGGATCTCCAAATTCAGGATCATGCCCAATTGCATCTTTAGGCGACATACGCATTCTTCTACCCATTTTATCTAACTTTCCAGTCTTTTCACCAAATCCGTAGAAATGATCATTTTGTAAATCAACCTCATTATAATGAGAAATTCTTCCTAGTTGATCACATTCAAAAGCTCTATCTACAAGATCACTGTATAACTTTTCTCCATTTAATTTATATATAGAAAAATGTAATGGTGATTTAGCTAGTACTAATTTCAATGTTTTTGTATAAAATATAATTTCTTTTTCATTTTCTTCAAAAGGAATATCTAATGCTTCTATTCTTTCACGTTCTTCTGCAAGTAAAGAATCAAAACGATCCTCCCATGCAGTCGTAACCAATGTATAAGATGCTTCCTCAAACTTTCTATCAAAAGAAGCTCTAACACGTATAATATCATCTGACATAAAAATTATTTTTATATCTGCGGTATCCCCCTTCACTAAATAACCATTCTGTATTCTATTTATAGACATAAATTCCTTTAATAACATGTAACTTCCTCCTAAACTACTAATTTATACTTATTAATCTATCAACAACCTATTAAGGCGTAGATTGCCCGTTTATAAACTTGTTATATAGGTTGTTCAATTATGATTTTTTTCAACAACTGTCAAAACTCAATTATTTAACAACCTATATCTATATAACATTATAAGAGTAGCAAAATAACTTAACTGATACTATTCATTAAATTATCTTGTGTAAAATTCTGTTTCCAAACATCCTCATATTTATATCCAGTAAGACTTTCAACAACTTCTTTTGTGTTTGAGTCAACATCATCTTTTAAACCACCATTTTTCAAACGTTCAACTTCATCTATTAATATCTGATGAGTTTCTTTATTAAGCTTAAAAGTAAATGCAAGTATTAATGATAATGCAAACAAACCAACACATCCAATAAGTAAAACATATCCAATAATCTGTACTGTTTGAGGAGATTGAACCTCTTGACCTTTAACAAATCCTCCTTCTTGCAACACAACGCCGATTAAAAATGTAGCAATGGCTACAGTGCTCTTTCTAGTAAAAGTCATAACTGCTGCAAAAAGTCCCTCTCTTCTTTTCATCGAAACAATTTCATCAACATCAGGAATAAATGGGAACACTGTCCAAGGAGTTAGAACCGCCAAGGATCTAAATGCAAAGTAAACTATAGATATTCCAAGTAAAATAGCAGTCTTAGCTTCAGGATCAGCTAAATAAACTCCATAATATGCTAGTACACTTAATATCATAAATGTATACGTAATCTTATATAATTTAGTAGGTCCAAGTTTTAAAAATAAAATTCCACCTATAATTGTTCCTGGTATACCAATAATGCTAAATGAAAGCAAATATGCACCAAAAGATGATGAAACCTTTAAATTATAAACACAGAAAAATAAAAATACAGCATTAAATATATCCCCAGCAGTAAACGATAATAAATAAAGTCCTAAATGTTTCCTGAAACTTTTTAGCTTAAATGTAGATGCATATTCCCCAAGCACTTTTAAGTAATCACTAAAATTCCTATTCCCTTTAGATTGAGATGCAGCCAATAATTCTTGCTCCATCGCTGGTGTAATTTCTCTCTCCCAAGTCGCTTTATATGTTATAAATATACAAATCGCATACAATATTGCAAAAAATAATCCATTATAGAAATATGCATAAGGATTCTTTTGGCCAAAATGTCCAATCAATTGTGCAGGAACAAAGGTCCCTAAGAACTGACCTAAAGAAGAAATAACTAATCTGCAAGTAGAAATTTTAGTTCTATCAGAGTAGTTAGTTGTCATTTCAGTCGGTAGTGTTTCCCATGGAATTAATACCATGGCTGCAACTATTTCAAATAATAAATAGCAACTTAAATAAAACCAGTAATTCATTCCTATTGTCCATATTAATACATAGATTGCCATTAATGGCGCTCCAATTAATAAAAAGAAACGACGTCTTCCAAATATCTTTCCAAGCTTAGTTTTATAAAAATTATCAGATATACTCCCTATAAAAAGACTG encodes the following:
- a CDS encoding MFS transporter, whose protein sequence is MSIKDKKITLPRCIGYGLVDIMGGGAFTIIGAFLLFFYTTYCGLTPIQGASIVAVARFVDAIASLFIGSISDNFYKTKLGKIFGRRRFFLLIGAPLMAIYVLIWTIGMNYWFYLSCYLLFEIVAAMVLIPWETLPTEMTTNYSDRTKISTCRLVISSLGQFLGTFVPAQLIGHFGQKNPYAYFYNGLFFAILYAICIFITYKATWEREITPAMEQELLAASQSKGNRNFSDYLKVLGEYASTFKLKSFRKHLGLYLLSFTAGDIFNAVFLFFCVYNLKVSSSFGAYLLSFSIIGIPGTIIGGILFLKLGPTKLYKITYTFMILSVLAYYGVYLADPEAKTAILLGISIVYFAFRSLAVLTPWTVFPFIPDVDEIVSMKRREGLFAAVMTFTRKSTVAIATFLIGVVLQEGGFVKGQEVQSPQTVQIIGYVLLIGCVGLFALSLILAFTFKLNKETHQILIDEVERLKNGGLKDDVDSNTKEVVESLTGYKYEDVWKQNFTQDNLMNSIS
- a CDS encoding TIM-barrel domain-containing protein, whose protein sequence is MLLKEFMSINRIQNGYLVKGDTADIKIIFMSDDIIRVRASFDRKFEEASYTLVTTAWEDRFDSLLAEERERIEALDIPFEENEKEIIFYTKTLKLVLAKSPLHFSIYKLNGEKLYSDLVDRAFECDQLGRISHYNEVDLQNDHFYGFGEKTGKLDKMGRRMRMSPKDAIGHDPEFGDPLYKHIPFYIKLNNNNHHAIGLFYHNSYDSVFDMGNEISGYWPRYSYYQADGGDIDLFFINGPKVEQVLDNYTKLTGKQAMPPKQSLGYTASTMYYAELEKDCDKEIYEVIKKHFDEKMYIDNFKLASGYSSGEEDNLRYIFNWNKKRFPNPDEFMKKMNEMGLNVIPNLKPGILAKHPYKKEFEENEVFIKNPDGKGDYNGRWWGGVGRFVDFTKPSGRETWKKLLKENILSKGTITVWNDNCEYDGIEDRNAVCDFDGKPGTMAELKIMHSNLMAYVGKQAVAELYPNRRPYIINRAGFAGIQRYAQTWAGDNLTDWRTLKFNIATIVGMGLSGVANTGCDIGGFAGGAPEGELLLRWIQNGIFQPRFCINSANNDNTVTQPWMYEENNEFVRNAYSQRYRMLPYLYSLMYEAHTTGKSIMRPLLMEFQDDVNCYDDQYMTFMFGPSVLVANVLEKGAKSRKLYLPEGCTWYDMNNNMAEYKGGQVIEIPVTLNSIPMFLRGDGIFITNEEVKHITTDKMKTLDILIGGEAERSFNFYNDDGVTNDFEKGIYENTEINVSGGARKKISFKTIGSYEGGISDLTIKLVSKEKGAYWVSVDNEQIPRFLNKSSWEKAEQGWYYELSDRTVLVKCKKPAKKEFDIVVSCERFDLIGMGDE
- a CDS encoding alpha/beta fold hydrolase, with the protein product MAFQEKSFESFNKRDMVQAWIYTPLRKPRGIIQLVHGYHEHSRRYMHMILKLNDAGFIVAADDHVGHGKTAYVSDNWSDWGDKGYMTMVEDEHSLRKIVQEEYPDLPYFMFGHSMGSMVARCYATIYGKGIDGLILCGTSGVIQTASSVIPVFKNLIDEGRGEEVDPSCLEMLMGWMWKTERYEENPVTSNTWACGDPDVNADHARDIYSDLLIQPNIRSLYYFANLMNDIVGVKWAEKVPTSIKVYNIAGDKDPVGLYGEGVYAVSNWLAETGHMVKTKVYSGYRHEIQYYLDIRDEVEDGIIDFVNCIIKK
- a CDS encoding TIM-barrel domain-containing protein, translated to MKISNKIISLKNIDNYLEITTNAAKYRIILLNDNIVRVRCTFDEEFQEEASYALVMTAWKDKMDELLKDERKQVEAISSSYEDLGNYILLTTKSLNINIYKEPFGVEITDKQGNILHSDLKEKSYVKDSLGRIYHYSCMDDEDYFYGFGEKAGYLNKKKRRMRMHNVDTIGYDSEHTDPLYKHIPFYIKFNNKNSIASGIFYNNSYDSTFDMGCERSGYWNKYSYFCADGGELDTFFIYGPKIKDVVRNYTDLTGKTAMSTKYSLGYMGSTMYYTELDKDSDKAILRFLDRCKEEGIPCDGFFMSSGYTTGEDGKRYVFNWNYDRFKNPEDFVSQVKEKGACVAPNIKPGMLISNPLYKEFDEAGAYIKDDEGEKSQTDRYWGGQASFVDFTNPKGRELWKKHLKESLVSLGITSIWNDNNEYEINNTEAICHFEGMKKEISGLRPIMPNLMALMAKETVAEVYQNIRPYIVNRAGFAGIQRYAQTWAGDNNTSWKSLKFNIPVMLGMGLSGVANQGCDIGGFFGPAPEPELFVRWVQNGIFQPRFSIHSCNTDNTVTEPWMYPSYTKYIKEAIKLRYKLVPYLYSLLFEASKEGSPIMRPLIYEFQDDKKLLEESFDFMLGSSILIANVLEKGAKTRKVYLPEGAVWFDWDTKQTYEGGQTIEVEVSLNSIPMFFRSGAIIPIAEGLANIHNDSIETLKLLIEPSEESSFVLYEDDGVTNNYKNGEYLKTLISVKRENSVKIAFEKEGGYDKQPKEINIDLICKDIAPVQVNLRDKKLAMFLDIKEWELSEEGWYFDIEQKTTKIKYKNINENHDLNVNFSVKDLISI
- a CDS encoding MFS transporter codes for the protein MDKSSIQLTSKRWKRLIPVAFITYSLAYLDRANYSFGVAGGMGESLHITASIASLLSALFFLGYFFFQVPAAWFAEKKSAKKLVFWSLIFWGILAASNGLITNVKVLMVTRFILGIIESAVMPAMLIFLSNWFTKKERSRANTFLILGNPATVLWMSIVSGYLVNSVGWRWMFILEGIPPILWAFFWLKLSDNKPKEAKWLTEQEKKDIDMVMEEEQKGIKPVKNYREAFKSPKVIILSFQYFFWSIGVYGFVMWLPSILKASPQISIVSAGWLSSLPYALAVVLMLVSSYYSDRTGNRKTFVWAYLLIGTFAFFGSYLIGTSNFWLSYILLVIAGGVMYAPYGPFFAIITEILPKNVSGGASALINSMGALGSFAGSYVVGYLNGITGSVDASYIFMSGSLLLSVFLMIAVKTSKVSNKIENAVEAS
- a CDS encoding Cof-type HAD-IIB family hydrolase, which gives rise to MIKLIAADMDGTLLNSNHKISKENIKAIKVAEKMGVKFAISTGRMYEDVKPLLDESNLKCQCVVLNGGEYIDENGKVLEGIYIDSKQAREIIDMILKEKIIAEIYTNDGLYSVNTREEALTEVAYRIMVFDPETTFEDAMEMAKNHPHFINLKYVKDINDFLNSNVKIGKFVAFYNDEETTKKVKNKLESIGELAIASTFTKNIEINNKNAQKGLILARVAEKMGIKRDEVMVIGDSFNDYSMFTEFTESVAMENAVPEIKEIAKYITDTNDNAGVAKAIYKALNLENKKY